Proteins encoded within one genomic window of Triticum aestivum cultivar Chinese Spring chromosome 2D, IWGSC CS RefSeq v2.1, whole genome shotgun sequence:
- the LOC123054237 gene encoding DNA damage-binding protein cmr1, translated as MASRQAAGLTDYERLREENIRRNEAILASLRRKADELSAAIKSSSKRGRGRPSNQPRKKPAAKTSPGELRRSLRLSQLPPSHSPDAEPTPGPPPVPRSTSFSSSLASSIIESASLAPPARVRADDFDAGKELVLTPANVRKVVPDRILGVRVLPLVDRTVVAAGNKLGNVGFWVVDGMVEDEDGDGADGVFEYLPHRGPVPAIVAHPAAPQKIYSCSYEGEICLMDLEKESFNMIQLCDYPVYSLCQAPDSPSCLYFGDGNGELKLLDERMGKVSTTWDSHDNTINSIDFHPEKKHMLATSSTDRTARIWDLRRLKRKKEESLKVLKHNRSVQSAYFSPSGSMLATTSLDDTVRVFCGDDFDRSHIIKHNNQTGRWISTFKAIWGWNDTDLFIGNMKRALDIISVGGDDSSLSASNGASLESEHMTAIPCRFSAHPYKVGHLACASSGGKVFFWTRA; from the exons ATGGCGTCGCGGCAGgccgccggcctcaccgactacGAGCGCCTCCGCGAGGAGAACATCCGCCGCAACGAGGCCATCCTCGCCTCCCTCCGCCGCAAGGCCGACGAGCTCTCGGCCGCCATCAAGTCCTCGTCTAAACGAGGACGAGGACGCCCCAGCAATCAGCCCCGCAAGAAGCCCGCCGCCAAGACAAgccccggcgagctccgccgctccCTCCGACTCTCTCAGCTCCCCCCCTCCCACTCCCCGGACGCCGAGCCCACGCCCGGGCCCCCTCCGGTGCCGCGCAGCACCagcttctcctcctcgctcgcgtCCTCCATCATCGAGTCCGCCTCGCTTGCGCCGCCTGCCAGGGTTCGGGCGGACGATTTCGATGCCGGGAAGGAGCTCGTGCTGACGCCTGCCAACGTTCGGAAGGTGGTGCCCGACAGGATACTTGGGGTTCGGGTCCTGCCGCTGGTCGACCGGACCGTGGTTGCGGCGGGGAACAAGTTGGGGAATGTTGGGTTCTGGGTTGTGGACGGCATGGTGGAAGATGAGGATGGCGACGGTGCGGATGGGGTGTTCGAGTATTTGCCTCACAGGGGCCCTGTGCCAGCAATCGTGGCGCACCCTGCCGCGCCACAGAAG ATTTACAGCTGTAGTTATGAGGGTGAAATTTGTCTTATGGACCTTGAGAAGGAGAGCTTTAATATGATCCAGCTGTGTGACTATCCTGTTTATTCACTTTGTCAAGCACCAGATAGTCCTAGCTGCCTATATTTTGGTGATGGAAATGGTGAACTGAAACTTCTTGATGAGCGGATGGGTAAGGTATCAACCACATGGGATTCACATGACAATACAATTAACTCAATAGATTTTCATCCAGAGAAAAAACATATGCTTGCCACAAGTTCAACAGATCGAACAGCACGCATATGGGATCTCAGAAGGCTTAAAAGGAAGAAAGAAGAGAGCTTGAAGGTTCTAAAACATAATAGATCTGTTCAGTCAGCTTATTTCTCACCTAGTGGCAGTATGCTAGCAACAACAAG CCTCGACGATACTGTCCGAGTCTTTTGTGGGGATGACTTTGATAGGTCACACATTATCAAGCATAATAACCAGACAGGCAGATGGATTTCTACATTCAA GGCAATCTGGGGCTGGAACGACACCGACCTGTTTATCGGGAACATGAAAAGGGCACTAGATATTATCTCAGTTGGTGGCGATGACAGTAGCCTCTCAGCTTCGAACGGCGCAAGCCTGGAGAGTGAACACATGACGGCCATTCCGTGCAGGTTTTCGGCACACCCATATAAAGTTGGGCATCTTGCTTGCGCAAGCTCCGGCGGCAAGGTGTTCTTTTGGACCAGAGCTTGA